Genomic DNA from Caloranaerobacter ferrireducens:
TTCTCTTTAGTTCTTTTAAGCTTTTTCTCTGCTTCTTCTTTTCTTGTTTTGTATTTAACTATTCCTGCTGCCTCTTCAAAAATATTTCTTCTATCTTCTGATTTAGAACTTAGTATTTCATCAATTCTACCTTGTCCAATTATTGAATATCCATCTTTTCCTACACCAGTATCCATAAAAAGTTCTCTAATATCTTTTAATCTACATGAATTTTTATTTATATAATATTCACTTTCTCCTGAACGAAATAATCTCCTAGTTATACATACCTCTGAGTAATCTATAGGCAAACTCCCATCCTTATTATCGAATACTAAAGTAACTTCAGCAAAACCAAGAGGTCTCCTTTTAGAAGTTCCTGAAAAAATAACATCCTCCATTTTACTACCTCTTAGTGTTTTAGCACTCTGTTCACCTAAAACCCATCTAATAGCATCAGATATATTACTCTTACCACTACCATTAGGACCAACTACACAAGTAATTCCACCATTAAGTTCAATCTCAGTTTTATCTGCAAACGACTTAAACCCTTGTATTTCCAATCTTTTCAAAAACAAGTTTAACACCTCTTTTATTTAGTTTACTAAAGTTAAACCGCATAAGAAATAAAAGGTTTCCAAGAAATTCGGAAACCCATATAATTATATCTGTTTTCACTAGTATATAGATATATTCTACTTAAGTAGAATAAAACCCTTCCTTTTAAGATATTTTTCCATATACCTTCTAACAACTACTTCATAACATATTTCATTAACATACATCTTTAGTATTTCTAAAGGTAACTCTGATTTTCTTATTTTGATAATTATATTATATCTATCTTTTAAATATTTAACATTACTTGATTTTTGTCCAACTAAATTTGATACTAATTTACTATTAATTTCAATCAACATTGAAACATTTTTAATTTCATTTTCCTTCACAAATTCTTCTAAAATTATTTTATATATATTTGATTCAACTAACTGCCTAATCGAAGGATGATATGGACCTGCTAAAACATCTCCTCTCAAAGAAATGTTTTCTGTCGGTTGCAATCCTATTCTAATAACTGGTATTCTGTAGTAGTTGAATAAAATCAATATGTCTGTACAAATATCAATAGCTTCCTCTAAAGTCAATGGTTTGTATTTACCTATAGAATACATATATTCTAAATAAGTATCCTTAATTACTAATGTTGGATATAACCTAACAAAATTTGGTTTGAGTTTTATAATATTTAAAGCAGTATTAATTGCTTTTTCTTTAGTATCACCTGGTAAGCCTATCATAAATTGTAATCCTATTTCAAAATCCCAACTTTTTATTAATTTAACTGCATTAATTACATTGTTAACAGTATGACCTCTATTACTTTTTATTAGAACTTCTTCATCTAACGATTGTACACCTAACTCTATAATATCTACATCATACTTCTTCAATAACGCAAGGATAGAGTTATTTATATAATCAGGTCTTGTTGACAATCTAATTTTATCTATTAATCCCTTCTTTTTATAATTATATACTATATTTAAAAACTCTTCTTGTTGCTCAATATCAATTCCAGTAAAACTACCACCAAAAAAGGCTACTTCTATTTCTTTTGTACTGGGAGGAATAGTTTTTAAAAACTTATCAATTGTTTCTTCTATTTCTATAGCTGTTATATCTTTAATTTGTCCTGCAATTTTCTTTTGATTACAAAAAACACAATCATGCGGACACCCTTTATGCGGTACAAAAATAGGTATTATTTTTTTTCTACTTCCCATTTAAAACACCCAACTTTTTTAAAGCATTTTTAGCTGCACACTGTTCAGCATCCTTTTTACTACGTCCAAGTCCCTCACCTAATACTTCTTTGTCTAAAGAAACT
This window encodes:
- a CDS encoding elongator complex protein 3, yielding MGSRKKIIPIFVPHKGCPHDCVFCNQKKIAGQIKDITAIEIEETIDKFLKTIPPSTKEIEVAFFGGSFTGIDIEQQEEFLNIVYNYKKKGLIDKIRLSTRPDYINNSILALLKKYDVDIIELGVQSLDEEVLIKSNRGHTVNNVINAVKLIKSWDFEIGLQFMIGLPGDTKEKAINTALNIIKLKPNFVRLYPTLVIKDTYLEYMYSIGKYKPLTLEEAIDICTDILILFNYYRIPVIRIGLQPTENISLRGDVLAGPYHPSIRQLVESNIYKIILEEFVKENEIKNVSMLIEINSKLVSNLVGQKSSNVKYLKDRYNIIIKIRKSELPLEILKMYVNEICYEVVVRRYMEKYLKRKGFILLK